The Rhododendron vialii isolate Sample 1 chromosome 8a, ASM3025357v1 genome has a window encoding:
- the LOC131298132 gene encoding pleiotropic drug resistance protein 3-like, whose translation MEQITDDIEIMEVGEMGSGSERSSLLQQHLASSFQTNSATASDGRSSPASDKSTATSEGRSSTSTIFKEGRSSTSTIFNGKWWFSEHGRGDHEFEYAAIKTLPPTVQLRTSLSYRAYLSSAKDNKGKNIAVVDIKELRDAERHLFVDNLLKKIEDDNHRLLRKVSQRLNRVGLDFPTVEVRFKNLRVKAEYLPHEESTPTLWNVLKRIFSVCTLNCRANNTKILQDVQGILKPSRMTLLLGPPGCGKTTLLKAIGGKLDQSLKVTGDISYNGYKLNEFLPQKTSAYISQYDVHISEMTVRETLDFSACCQGIGSGSEIMMEIIRREKEAGIIPDPVLDTYMKATAIEGLNKTLRTDYILKILGLGNSADTIVGDAMTTGISGGQKRRLTTGEMIIGPIKVLLMDEISNGLDSSTTFQIVTCLQQWTHATRSTTLLSLLQPAHEIFDLFDDLILMAEGKIAYQGPRDNVIEFFEHCGFRCPPRKGIADFLQEVVSRKDQEQYWYHTNQAYNYISVKDFRNEFKKFHVGRKLDKELSQDFIRSDFYKNALSFNVYSLRKWELFKACMAREWLLMRRNSFVHVVKSAQLVVIALITMTMFYTRVNINLIQANYFMASLFYALMRLMTNGITELSMTISRLAVFHKQRDMYFYPAWAYTIPTAILKIPFSFVDAFLWTALTYYVIGYSPEPERFFRQLMILFLLHQVSISWFRLVASVFPNPSVATSFALFSLVAMSCFGGFIIPQPSLPTWLKWGFWVSPLAYAEVGASINEFLAPRWQKASPSNATIGNEVLMVHGLNYSDFFYWISVGALIGFWLIFNIGFTFSLSYSKPPGKSRTIISHKKSLEEQLHFASANASAKEKKKGVVLSFEPMTITFNNVQYFINAPKKTGEHESKTERVQLLKDVTGTFRDGVLTALMGASGAGKTTLMDVLSGRKTGGIIEGDIRIGGYPKVQDTYSRISGYCEQSDIHSPQVTIHESLTYSAWLRLPPDIDQNTKSEFVAEVLHMMELDGIKDALVGFPGVSGISNEQRKRLTIAVELVSNPSILFMDEPTTGLDARAAAIIMRVVKNIVNTRRTVVCTIHQPSIDIFEAFDEIILMKRGGQIIYSGELGKHSNKLIEYFEAIPGVPKIRENYNPATWMLEVTSPSAEAQLGLNFARVYDKSSPCRNTKELVRILSIPAKGSAELSFSTSFPQNGWEQFKACLWKQNLSYWRSPKYNIVRLVFITMVSLCLGAVFWQKGREINSEQDLFNIAGAIFIFLQFLGIGNCSSVISFIATERPVMYRERFAGMYSSWAYSFAQVTIEIPYVFFQALLFVLITYPTIGFYWSISKVLWYMYVMFCTMLYFTYIGMLLVASTPKVQLASILASFCYTMTNLFAGFLVPGPNIPKWWVWFYWICPMSWSLEGILTSQYGDIEREISAFGEQKALNAFLESYYGYHHHHLGVAALVLFAFPLVFATCFAYAIAKLNFQRR comes from the exons ATGGAACAAATAACAGATGACATAGAAATTATGGAAGTGGGGGAGATGGGAAGCGGCAGCGAAAGGTCATCCTTGCTGCAGCAGCATCTTGCATCGAGTTTTCAAACTAATTCTGCGACTGCTTCGGATGGAAGGAGTTCGCCTGCTTCGGATAAATCGACTGCTACTTCAGAAGGAAGGAGTTCGACTTCGACTATTTTCAAAGAAGGAAGGAGTTCGACTTCGACTATTTTCAATGGAAAGTGGTGGTTCAGTGAACATGGTAGAGGAGATCACGAATTCGAATATGCTGCTATCAAGACATTACCCCCGACGGTACAACTAAGGACATCCTTATCGTATCGCGCCTACTTAAGCAGCGCAAAGGATAACAAGGGGAAGAACATAGCGGTGGTTGATATCAAAGAGCTTAGAGATGCAGAACGGCACTTGTTCGTCGACAACCTATTGAAGAAAATCGAAGATGACAACCACCGGTTGTTACGGAAAGTTAGCCAGAGACTAAACAG GGTGGGTCTAGACTTCCCTACTGTGGAAGTGAGATTCAAGAACTTACGTGTAAAAGCAGAATATCTACCTCATGAGGAGTCAACACCTACTCTTTGGAATGTCCTAAAACGCATTTTCTCA GTTTGTACACTCAATTGTCGGGCCAACAACACCAAAATTCTACAAGATGTCCAAGGCATTCTCAAGCCTTCAAG GATGACATTACTACTTGGACCACCAGGATGTGGTAAAACTACTTTGTTAAAGGCAATTGGAGGCAAACTAGATCAATCTCTTAAG GTCACTGGAGACATCTCCTACAACGGTTACAAGTTGAATGAATTTTTACCTCAGAAGACATCTGCTTATATAAGCCAATATGATGTTCACATCTCGGAAATGACTGTGAGGGAAACACTAGACTTCTCAGCATGTTGTCAAGGCATTGGAAGTGGGAGTG AAATCATGATGGAAATCATTAGAAGAGAGAAGGAAGCTGGAATTATCCCTGACCCAGTTTTAGACACATATATGAAG GCAACTGCTATTGAAGGATTAAACAAGACGCTTCGAACGGACTATATTTTGAAG ATCCTCGGGCTGGGAAATAGTGCTGATACAATTGTGGGTGATGCAATGACAACAGGAATCTCAGGTGGCCAAAAAAGAAGGTTAACAACAG GGGAAATGATTATTGGCCCGATAAAAGTCCTCCTCATGGATGAAATATCAAATGGATTAGACAGTTCAACCACTTTCCAGATTGTTACTTGTCTACAGCAATGGACACACGCCACAAGATCCACCACTCTACTCTCTCTTCTTCAACCAGCGCATGAGATATTTGACCTCTTTGATGACCTCATCTTGATGGCAGAAGGAAAGATTGCATACCAAGGACCTCGCGATAACGTCATAGAGTTCTTTGAGCATTGTGGTTTCAGGTGCCCACCAAGAAAAGGCATTGCAGATTTTCTCCAAGAA GTAGTTTCCAGAAAGGATCAAGAACAGTACTGGTATCATACAAACCAAGCTTATAATTACATCTCTGTCAAAGATTTCAGAAATGAATTTAAGAAATTTCATGTGGGACGGAAGCTAGATAAAGAACTCTCTCAGGATTTTATCAGATCTGACTTTTACAAGAATGCTTTGTCATTCAACGTCTATTCTTTGAGGAAATGGGAACTATTCAAAGCATGCATGGCTAGAGAATGGCTTCTTATGAGGCGCAACTCATTTGTTCATGTAGTTAAATCTGCACAG CTCGTAGTCATTGCCCTAATAACAATGACAATGTTTTACACACGGGTGAACATCAATTTGATCCAGGCAAATTACTTCATGGCTTCTCTATTTTATGCACTCATGAGACTTATGACCAACGGAATTACGGAATTGTCAATGACTATTTCCAGACTCGCTGTCTTCCATAAGCAAAGAGATATGTACTTTTATCCCGCATGGGCATATACCATTCCAACAGCTATTCTTAAAATCCCCTTTTCATTTGTCGATGCTTTTCTTTGGACGGCTCTTACCTATTATGTCATTGGTTACAGTCCCGAACCAGAAAG GTTCTTTCGCCAACTCATGATTCTTTTCCTTCTACATCAAGTATCAATATCATGGTTTCGCTTGGTTGCTTCTGTGTTCCCAAATCCATCCGTTGCTACATCTTTTGCTCTCTTCTCCTTAGTAGCAATGAGCTGTTTTGGAGGATTCATAATCCCACAAC CTTCTTTGCCTACTTGGCTGAAATGGGGCTTTTGGGTTTCTCCATTAGCTTATGCTGAAGTAGGTGCTTCTATAAATGAATTCTTGGCTCCAAGGTGGCAAAAG GCTTCACCTTCAAATGCTACAATAGGGAATGAAGTTCTAATGGTCCATGGCCTGAACTATAGTGACTTCTTTTATTGGATATCAGTAGGTGCATTGATTGGATTTTGGTTAATCTTTAACATTGGTTTCACATTTTCATTGAGCTATTCAAAGC ccCCAGGAAAATCTCGAACTATTATTTCCCATAAAAAGTCCTTAGAAGAGCAGCTTCATTTTGCTTCTGCCAATGCTTctgcaaaagagaaaaagaaag GAGTGGTGTTATCATTTGAGCCGATGACGATAACATTCAACAATGTGCAGTATTTTATCAACGCTCCTAAG AAAACAGGAGAACATGAATCCAAAACGGAACGGGTACAGCTTCTTAAAGATGTCACTGGAACATTTAGGGATGGAGTTCTTACAGCCTTAATGGGTGCTAGTGGAGCTGGTAAAACAACACTTATGGATGTCCTTTCTGGAAGGAAAACTGGCGGTATTATTGAAGGTGACATTAGAATTGGAGGTTATCCAAAAGTCCAAGATACCTACTCTAGGATTTCTGGTTACTGTGAGCAAAGTGACATACATTCCCCACAGGTTACAATACACGAGTCATTGACATACTCAGCTTGGCTACGCTTGCCACCAGATATtgatcaaaatacaaaatca GAATTCGTTGCAGAGGTTTTGCACATGATGGAACTTGACGGCATTAAAGATGCCTTAGTTGGCTTTCCTGGTGTAAGTGGCATTTCGAATGAGCAGCGGAAGAGGTTAACTATAGCTGTAGAGCTTGTTTCTAATCCATCCATATTATTCATGGATGAACCTACTACCGGTCTTGATGCCAGAGCAGCTGCTATCATCATGCGGGTTGTAAAAAACATAGTCAATACAAGGAGGACAGTGGTGTGCACCATTCACCAGCCAAGTATTGACATATTCGAGGCATTTGATGAG ATAATATTGATGAAGAGAGGTGGACAAATAATATACTCTGGGGAGTTGGGAAAGCATTCAAACAAACTGATTGAGTACTTTGAG GCTATTCCTGGAGTGCCCAAAATTCGTGAGAATTACAACCCTGCAACATGGATGTTAGAGGTTACAAGTCCATCTGCAGAAGCTCAACTTGGTTTAAACTTTGCCCGTGTCTACGATAAGTCTAGTCCATGTCG GAACACCAAAGAACTCGTTCGAATCCTAAGCATACCAGCAAAAGGTTCAGCAGAACTATCTTTTTCTACAAGCTTTCCACAAAATGGATGGGAACAATTCAAAGCATGTCTCTGGAAACAAAACCTGTCCTATTGGAGGAGTCCTAAGTATAACATAGTGCGCTTGGTGTTTATTACCATGGTATCTTTGTGTTTGGGAGCAGTGTTTTGGCAGAAAGGAAGGGAAAT AAATAGCGAACAGGATTTGTTCAACATTGCAGGAGCAATATTCATTTTCCTACAATTCTTGGGAATAGGGAACTGCTCATCTGTTATATCATTTATAGCTACGGAACGCCCAGTTATGTACAGAGAGAGATTTGCTGGAATGTACTCCTCTTGGGCATATTCATTTGCACAG GTGACGATTGAGATTCCATATGTGTTCTTTCAAGCACTTTTATTCGTCCTAATCACATACCCAACCATAGGTTTCTATTGGTCAATCAGCAAGGTGCTTTGGTATATGTACGTGATGTTTTGTACCATGTTGTACTTCACTTACATTGGCATGTTGCTTGTTGCGTCGACACCAAAAGTTCAACTTGCATCTATATTGGCCAGCTTCTGTTACACGATGACAAACTTGTTCGCTGGGTTCCTCGTGCCTGGACCG AACATTCCAAAATGGTGGGTTTGGTTTTACTGGATATGCCCAATGTCCTGGTCTCTAGAAGGCATTCTTACATCACAATACGGAGAtattgagagagaaataagTGCATTTGGGGAACAAAAAGCACTCAATGCCTTCTTAGAAAGTTATTATGGGTATCATCATCACCACTTGGGTGTTGCAGCATTAGTTCTTTTTGCTTTCCCACTTGTCTTCGCTACTTGTTTTGCATATGCTATAGCGAAACTGAACTTTCAAAGGAGGTAA